The Flavobacterium psychrotrophum region GTTTCATTTTCATGATGTTTTTTGTGGTAAGCTTGCTTCGCAGTTGCTTAGCCAGTGCTATCTTGCCCAGGTCTATAATAAAGTAGGTACTTACTATGGCAATAAAGAACACCAGCATGCGCGATGGTTCAAGGTCTAATTTTGGCCCCCAGGCGATGATAATAGTAAGCCAGAAGCCCAATACCCCAATATTGATAAAATTAAGCAGGAAACCCTTTATAAACAGGTTTAGGTAGTTCTTTTTTACAATGTCTTTACCGGCATCGTTTATAAGTGCTGTGCGCGATGTTTTTTTAACCTTTACAAGCGATATAATACCGTAGGTTAATAAAACAAGCCCGCCAAATATAAACAGGGCGGGCTCATCTTTTATTTTTTCGAGCAGTTTATAACTGCTAAAATATGCAATAAGTATAAAAACAATATCTGATGATATAGCGCCCATATCAAAAGCAATAGCTGCTTTAAACCCTTTTAAAACACTGGTTTCCAAAAGCACAAAAAAAACGGCTCCCGGCATGATGCTTAAAATAAAGCCTATGGGAATGGCACTAAAAATGTCCTGTATCATTAAATTTATTTAACGATGCAAGTTACCATTTTTAATTCATAATAAAAATATAACAAAGAGCAGGTATTATATAAACTTAAATTACAGTTTGATATTTTATTACTTAACTACTTCTATGTGCGCATCAGATCCTTTAGTTTCTGTAACCTTTTTTGGATTGCCATAAATTTTAAGTGAACCGTCTGAAGATACTACTGCTTTTACACTACCCCTGGCTGTAATAACACCCGAAGCATCTGAAGATAAGGAAATAGAAGTATTTTCTGTTATCAGGTCCTGGCCTTTAAAAACGGCATCAGATGCAAATGATGCATGATGGTCTGTAGCAGTACCTGTAAGTGTTACTACCGCATCTGAGTTTGCAGCTGTACTAAGGTTTTTAACGTTTATGTTAAGCGATACTTTTGCATCAGATGCAGCTGTTACACTAAGCGATGGCGTTTTAATTTCGTCTGTACTGTTTATTTGTGCATCTGCGGCAGCCACAATATTTTCGAGTGCATTTTTATAGTATATGGTAATATTATTAACATCGCCGTTTAAAGTAAGCATACCATTTTTAACGTCAATTTGAAGTTCACCATCTTCATAGTTGTTAGTAACCAGTTTATTTTCGGTAGATTTTACCAATGTAACTTTTAAATCTGCACCTATCGTTACA contains the following coding sequences:
- a CDS encoding LysE family translocator; the protein is MIQDIFSAIPIGFILSIMPGAVFFVLLETSVLKGFKAAIAFDMGAISSDIVFILIAYFSSYKLLEKIKDEPALFIFGGLVLLTYGIISLVKVKKTSRTALINDAGKDIVKKNYLNLFIKGFLLNFINIGVLGFWLTIIIAWGPKLDLEPSRMLVFFIAIVSTYFIIDLGKIALAKQLRSKLTTKNIMKMKQIISVILMIFGVALLLQGWFPSKMEETINQIEHSNQ
- a CDS encoding GIN domain-containing protein; protein product: MKTFLTITALAAISLATAQKTIQLNEFKSVTIGADLKVTLVKSTENKLVTNNYEDGELQIDVKNGMLTLNGDVNNITIYYKNALENIVAAADAQINSTDEIKTPSLSVTAASDAKVSLNINVKNLSTAANSDAVVTLTGTATDHHASFASDAVFKGQDLITENTSISLSSDASGVITARGSVKAVVSSDGSLKIYGNPKKVTETKGSDAHIEVVK